The following proteins come from a genomic window of Streptococcus pneumoniae:
- the mscL gene encoding large conductance mechanosensitive channel protein MscL, with product MLKNLKSFLLRGNVIDLAVGVVIASAFGAIVTSLVNDIITPLILNPALKAAKVERIAQLSWHGVGYGNFLSAIINFIFVGTALFFIIKGIEKAQKLTGIKKEKTAEKKPTELEVLQEIKALLEKK from the coding sequence ATGTTAAAAAATCTAAAATCGTTCTTGCTTCGAGGAAATGTTATTGACCTTGCTGTCGGTGTTGTCATTGCCTCTGCTTTTGGTGCTATCGTTACTTCACTTGTAAACGACATTATCACTCCTCTTATTTTAAATCCCGCTTTGAAAGCTGCTAAAGTCGAACGTATCGCTCAACTTTCTTGGCATGGAGTCGGCTATGGTAACTTTTTAAGTGCTATTATCAATTTTATCTTTGTGGGTACCGCCCTCTTCTTTATTATCAAGGGCATTGAAAAAGCACAGAAACTGACTGGCATAAAGAAAGAAAAAACTGCCGAAAAAAAACCAACCGAATTGGAAGTCCTTCAAGAAATAAAAGCTCTCCTTGAGAAAAAATAA
- the mnmE gene encoding tRNA uridine-5-carboxymethylaminomethyl(34) synthesis GTPase MnmE encodes MITREFDTIAAISTPLGEGAIGIVRLSGTDSFAIAQKIFKGKDLNKVASHTLNYGHIIDPLTGKVMDEVMVGAMKSPKTFTREDIIEINTHGGIAVTNEILQLAIREGARLAEPGEFTKRAFLNGRVDLTQAEAVMDIIRAKTDKAMNIAVKQLDGSLSDLINNTRQEILNTLAQVEVNIDYPEYDDVEEATTAVVREKTMEFEQLLTNLLRTARRGKILREGISTAIIGRPNVGKSSLLNNLLREDKAIVTDIAGTTRDVIEEYVNINGVPLKLIDTAGIRETDDIVEQIGVERSKKALKEADLVLLVLNASEPLTAQDRQLLEISQDTNRIILLNKTDLPETIETSKLPEDVIRISVLKNQNIDKIEERINNLFFENAGLVEQDATYLSNARHISLIEKAVESLQAVNQGLELGMPVDLLQVDLTRTWEILGEITGDAAPDELIAQLFSQFCLGK; translated from the coding sequence ATGATTACACGTGAATTTGATACCATCGCTGCTATCTCTACTCCACTAGGTGAAGGGGCTATTGGTATTGTCCGCCTGAGCGGAACAGACAGTTTTGCTATTGCGCAAAAGATTTTTAAAGGAAAAGACTTGAACAAGGTTGCCAGCCACACTCTCAACTACGGTCACATTATTGATCCTCTGACTGGTAAAGTCATGGACGAGGTTATGGTTGGGGCTATGAAGTCTCCAAAGACCTTCACTCGTGAGGATATTATCGAGATTAACACCCACGGTGGGATTGCGGTGACCAATGAAATTCTCCAGCTAGCTATTCGTGAAGGGGCTCGGTTGGCAGAACCTGGTGAATTTACCAAACGTGCTTTTTTAAACGGTCGCGTAGACTTGACACAGGCAGAGGCTGTGATGGATATCATCCGTGCCAAGACTGACAAGGCCATGAACATTGCGGTCAAACAATTAGACGGCTCCCTTTCTGACCTCATTAACAATACCCGTCAAGAAATCCTCAATACACTTGCCCAAGTTGAGGTCAATATCGACTATCCTGAATATGATGATGTTGAGGAAGCTACTACTGCCGTTGTCCGTGAGAAGACTATGGAGTTTGAGCAATTGCTAACCAATCTTCTTAGAACAGCCCGTCGCGGCAAAATCCTTCGTGAAGGAATTTCAACAGCTATCATCGGACGTCCCAACGTTGGGAAATCCAGCCTTCTCAACAACCTCTTGCGTGAGGACAAGGCTATCGTAACAGATATCGCTGGGACAACACGAGATGTCATCGAAGAGTACGTCAACATCAATGGTGTACCTCTCAAATTGATTGATACAGCCGGTATTCGTGAAACAGATGACATAGTGGAACAAATCGGTGTTGAGCGTTCGAAAAAAGCCCTCAAGGAAGCCGACTTGGTTCTACTAGTGCTAAATGCCAGTGAACCACTGACTGCGCAAGACAGACAACTTCTTGAAATTAGCCAAGATACCAATCGCATTATTCTACTTAATAAAACCGACCTGCCAGAAACGATTGAAACTTCGAAACTACCTGAAGACGTTATCCGTATTTCAGTCCTTAAAAACCAAAACATCGACAAGATTGAAGAGCGAATCAACAACCTCTTCTTTGAAAATGCTGGCTTGGTCGAGCAAGATGCTACCTACTTGTCAAACGCCCGTCACATTTCCCTGATTGAAAAAGCAGTTGAAAGCCTACAAGCCGTTAATCAAGGTCTTGAGCTGGGGATGCCAGTTGATTTGCTTCAAGTTGACTTGACTCGTACTTGGGAAATCCTCGGAGAAATCACTGGGGATGCTGCTCCAGATGAACTTATTGCCCAACTCTTTAGCCAATTCTGTTTAGGAAAATAA
- a CDS encoding GNAT family N-acetyltransferase — protein MTIELRDVTMENYFDVLNLDVKEYQKQFIATNAISLAEAYVYTKNGDFVATLAVYDNDAIIGFVMIAYDKKIGISSGNYLLFRFMIDRNFQNQGYFKPIMDKVLDYVRTAPAGLSNKLWLSYEPENEQARFCYLSYGFKETGEIAENEVVAIYDLTIEK, from the coding sequence ATGACAATTGAACTAAGAGATGTTACAATGGAAAATTATTTTGATGTTTTAAATTTGGATGTCAAGGAATATCAAAAACAATTCATTGCAACCAACGCAATTAGTTTAGCTGAAGCATACGTCTACACTAAAAATGGAGATTTTGTAGCTACATTGGCAGTTTATGATAATGATGCAATTATAGGTTTTGTGATGATAGCTTATGATAAAAAGATCGGAATTAGTAGTGGAAATTATTTACTATTTCGTTTTATGATTGATAGGAATTTTCAAAATCAAGGATATTTTAAACCAATTATGGATAAAGTACTAGACTATGTTCGAACAGCGCCAGCAGGTTTAAGCAATAAACTTTGGTTGTCTTATGAACCAGAAAATGAACAGGCAAGATTTTGTTACCTCAGTTATGGATTTAAAGAAACTGGGGAAATAGCCGAGAATGAAGTAGTAGCAATCTATGATTTAACAATTGA
- a CDS encoding GtrA family protein gives MKKPIQKFFNNEILAYLFFGLATTLVSILSRLVIYQLSHQELLATALANIIGILFAFITNDTIVFKQKKKNRLIRLVKFSLARLSTFLLDLFLTFLFVTQFPHIIGQFVTENIDKINAIETIIAQIFIIIINYILSKVYIFRK, from the coding sequence ATGAAAAAACCTATTCAAAAATTTTTTAACAATGAAATCTTAGCCTATCTCTTTTTTGGCCTTGCGACAACTCTAGTTTCGATTCTCTCACGACTAGTCATTTATCAACTAAGTCATCAGGAACTCCTTGCTACGGCCTTGGCAAATATTATCGGTATCTTATTTGCCTTTATCACAAATGATACGATTGTATTTAAGCAAAAAAAGAAAAATAGACTTATCCGTTTAGTGAAATTTTCTCTTGCTCGCCTTTCTACTTTTCTGTTAGACTTGTTTTTAACTTTTCTCTTTGTAACCCAATTTCCTCACATCATAGGGCAATTCGTAACTGAAAACATTGATAAGATAAATGCTATTGAAACAATAATTGCACAAATATTCATTATTATCATCAATTATATCTTGAGCAAGGTCTATATTTTTAGAAAATAA
- the hemH gene encoding ferrochelatase produces MKKAILMMTFGSPEEITFEGVADFFTNIRRGVRPQDHEIQTLYDNYVRIGGTPLQKITRQEVALVEARLGNEYSVYFANKFSSPFIPDVIGQMEADGIEQCICLILEPHYSFYSVMGYEKFLESKQIQFLVIKDWYQEEALLNYWADEIAKILKEEVKQDSFKVIFSAHSVPIFALDFGDPYIDQIFENSKLVAEKLGLSSEQYTNTWQSESDIGIPWIKPDVLEYLREQTEHPDHYIFVPISFISEHIEVLFDNDVECYDLCQEFGVNYHRPPMPNTDSRLIDALVNTVRVNENQEFKEFLPEEETFDELVPSDETKNILAESEDLQMPEFVKKLIEKKGRENVKMPYLIKKMLEKAGKLPKE; encoded by the coding sequence ATGAAAAAAGCAATTTTAATGATGACCTTCGGTTCACCAGAAGAGATTACCTTTGAAGGTGTAGCTGATTTTTTCACAAATATTCGTCGTGGGGTGAGACCCCAAGACCACGAGATTCAGACTCTCTATGATAATTATGTACGAATTGGAGGCACGCCTCTGCAAAAAATTACCCGTCAAGAGGTTGCCTTGGTAGAAGCTAGGCTGGGGAATGAATACAGTGTCTACTTTGCTAATAAGTTTTCCAGTCCCTTTATTCCAGATGTGATCGGTCAAATGGAAGCAGACGGAATTGAACAGTGTATTTGCTTGATTTTGGAGCCCCATTATTCTTTCTACTCTGTCATGGGCTATGAAAAATTTTTAGAAAGCAAACAAATTCAATTTTTGGTCATTAAGGACTGGTATCAGGAAGAAGCGCTCTTAAACTATTGGGCAGATGAAATTGCTAAGATTTTAAAAGAAGAAGTAAAGCAAGACAGCTTTAAAGTCATCTTTTCAGCCCATAGTGTGCCCATTTTTGCCTTGGACTTTGGTGATCCTTATATAGACCAAATTTTCGAAAATAGCAAGCTAGTCGCTGAAAAACTGGGCTTGAGTTCAGAACAATATACCAACACTTGGCAGAGTGAGAGTGATATTGGTATTCCATGGATTAAACCAGATGTTTTGGAGTATCTCAGAGAACAGACAGAACATCCAGACCATTATATTTTTGTACCTATTAGTTTCATCAGTGAGCATATTGAGGTCTTGTTTGACAATGATGTAGAATGTTATGACTTATGCCAGGAATTTGGGGTAAACTACCATCGTCCACCAATGCCAAATACAGATTCTCGTTTGATTGATGCTTTGGTCAATACAGTTAGAGTCAATGAAAATCAAGAGTTTAAGGAATTTCTCCCAGAAGAAGAGACCTTTGATGAGTTAGTTCCTTCAGACGAGACGAAAAACATTTTAGCTGAATCTGAAGATTTACAAATGCCAGAATTTGTGAAAAAACTGATTGAGAAAAAAGGGCGGGAGAATGTTAAGATGCCTTATCTTATCAAAAAAATGCTTGAAAAAGCAGGCAAGTTACCCAAAGAGTAA
- a CDS encoding 4-oxalocrotonate tautomerase, with the protein MPFVRIDLFEGRTLEQKKALAKEVTEAVVRNTGAPQSAVHVIINDMPEGTYFPQGEMRTK; encoded by the coding sequence ATGCCATTTGTACGCATCGATTTATTTGAAGGACGCACGCTCGAGCAAAAGAAAGCTCTTGCTAAGGAAGTAACGGAAGCAGTTGTCCGCAACACTGGAGCCCCTCAATCTGCTGTCCATGTCATCATCAACGACATGCCAGAAGGAACTTACTTCCCACAAGGGGAAATGCGTACTAAATAA
- the dapA gene encoding 4-hydroxy-tetrahydrodipicolinate synthase: MSYQDLKECKIITAFITPFHEDGSINFDAIPALIEHLLAHHTDGILLAGTTAESPTLTHDEELELFAAVQKVVNGRVPLIAGVGTNDTRDSIEFVKEVAEFGGFAAGLAIVPYYNKPSQEGMYQHFKTIADASDLPIIIYNIPGRVVVELTPETMLRLADHPNIIGVKECTSLANMAYLIEHKPEEFLIYTGEDGDAFHAMNLGADGVISVASHTNGDEMHEMFTAIAESDMKKAAAIQRKFIPKVNALFSYPSPAPVKAILNYMGFEAGPTRLPLVPAPEEDAKRIIKVVVDGDYEATKATVTGVLRPDY; this comes from the coding sequence GTGTCTTATCAAGATTTAAAAGAATGTAAAATCATTACAGCCTTTATTACCCCCTTCCATGAGGATGGTTCCATTAACTTTGATGCTATTCCAGCCTTGATTGAGCATTTATTGGCCCATCATACGGATGGAATTCTTCTCGCAGGAACGACTGCTGAGAGTCCAACTTTGACCCACGATGAGGAGTTGGAGTTGTTTGCGGCTGTACAAAAGGTTGTCAATGGACGCGTTCCTTTGATTGCGGGTGTAGGTACTAATGATACGCGTGACTCTATTGAGTTTGTCAAAGAAGTAGCGGAATTTGGTGGTTTCGCAGCTGGGCTTGCTATTGTTCCTTACTACAACAAACCTTCTCAAGAAGGGATGTATCAGCACTTTAAGACTATTGCAGATGCTTCTGACCTACCAATTATTATCTATAACATTCCAGGGCGTGTAGTTGTCGAATTGACTCCAGAAACCATGCTTCGCTTGGCTGACCATCCAAATATTATCGGTGTCAAAGAATGTACTAGCTTGGCTAATATGGCTTACTTGATTGAGCACAAGCCTGAAGAGTTCTTGATTTATACAGGTGAGGATGGAGATGCTTTCCATGCCATGAACCTTGGGGCGGATGGGGTTATTTCTGTTGCCTCTCATACAAATGGGGATGAAATGCACGAGATGTTTACTGCCATTGCAGAAAGCGATATGAAGAAAGCCGCAGCAATTCAGCGTAAATTCATTCCTAAGGTTAATGCTCTCTTCTCTTATCCAAGTCCTGCTCCAGTTAAGGCAATTCTTAACTATATGGGATTTGAAGCTGGACCCACTCGTCTACCTCTTGTTCCAGCACCAGAAGAAGATGCCAAACGCATTATCAAGGTTGTCGTAGATGGCGACTACGAAGCAACTAAGGCAACTGTAACAGGGGTCTTAAGACCAGATTACTAA
- the pepT gene encoding peptidase T codes for MTYPNLLDRFLTYVKVNTRSDEHSTTTPSTQSQVDFATNVLIPEMKRVGLQNVYYLPNGFAIGTLPANDPSLTRKIGFISHMDTADFNAEGVNPQVIENYDGGVIELGNSGFKLDPADFKSLEKYPGQTLITTDGTSLLGADDKSGIAEIMTAIEYLTAHPEIKHCEIRVGFGPDEEIGVGANKFDAEDFDVDFAYTVDGGPLGELQYETFSAAGAELHFQGRNVHPGTAKGQMVNALQLAIDFHNQLPENDRPELTEGYQGFYHLMDVTGSVEEVRASYIIRDFEKDAFEARKASMQSIADKMNAELGSYRVTLNLTDQYYNMKEVIEKDMTPITIAKAVMEDLGITPIIEPIRGGTDGSKISFMGIPTPNIFAGGENMHGRFEYVSLQTMERAVDTIIGIVAYKG; via the coding sequence ATGACTTATCCAAATCTCTTGGACCGCTTCTTAACCTACGTTAAGGTCAACACGCGCTCTGATGAACACTCTACTACTACTCCAAGTACACAGAGTCAGGTTGACTTCGCAACAAATGTCCTAATTCCTGAAATGAAACGTGTTGGACTGCAAAATGTTTACTATCTACCGAATGGTTTTGCTATTGGAACCTTGCCAGCCAACGATCCGTCTTTAACACGTAAGATTGGTTTTATATCGCACATGGATACTGCTGATTTTAATGCTGAAGGAGTCAATCCACAGGTAATTGAAAACTACGATGGTGGTGTGATTGAACTAGGGAATTCTGGTTTCAAACTCGATCCAGCTGACTTCAAGAGTCTTGAAAAATATCCAGGACAAACGCTCATCACAACAGATGGAACAAGCTTGCTAGGTGCTGATGACAAGTCAGGAATTGCTGAAATTATGACAGCCATTGAATATCTAACTGCTCATCCTGAAATTAAGCACTGTGAGATTCGTGTTGGTTTTGGTCCAGATGAAGAAATCGGTGTTGGTGCCAATAAATTTGATGCAGAAGATTTTGATGTGGATTTTGCCTACACTGTTGATGGTGGTCCACTAGGTGAACTTCAGTACGAGACTTTCTCAGCCGCTGGTGCTGAATTGCATTTCCAAGGCCGTAATGTCCACCCTGGTACTGCCAAAGGGCAGATGGTCAATGCCCTTCAGCTAGCAATTGATTTTCATAATCAACTTCCAGAAAATGACCGACCTGAGTTAACTGAAGGTTACCAAGGTTTTTACCATCTAATGGATGTGACAGGTAGTGTTGAGGAGGTGCGTGCAAGCTACATCATTCGTGATTTTGAAAAAGATGCCTTTGAAGCGCGTAAAGCATCCATGCAATCTATCGCTGATAAGATGAATGCAGAACTTGGGAGCTACCGTGTCACTCTCAACTTGACAGACCAGTACTACAATATGAAAGAAGTCATTGAAAAAGATATGACTCCAATTACCATTGCTAAAGCCGTTATGGAAGATCTAGGTATCACGCCTATTATCGAACCAATCCGGGGTGGAACAGACGGCTCTAAGATTTCCTTTATGGGAATCCCAACTCCGAATATCTTTGCAGGTGGCGAAAATATGCACGGACGTTTTGAATACGTTAGCCTTCAGACTATGGAACGTGCAGTTGATACCATCATTGGCATCGTAGCTTATAAAGGCTAA
- a CDS encoding thymidine kinase, with protein sequence MAQLYYRYGTMNSGKTIEILKVAYNYEEQGKGVVIMTSALDTRDGVGYVSSRIGMKRPALAIEETTDIFGYIRDLPEKPYCVLVDEAQFLKRHHVYDLARVVDELDIPVMAFGLKNDFRNELFEGSKYLLLLADKIDEIKTICQYCKKKATMVLRTQDGLPVYDGEQIQIGGNETYISVCRKHYFTPMITSNKEQNYDN encoded by the coding sequence ATGGCACAGTTGTACTATCGTTATGGGACCATGAACTCTGGTAAAACGATTGAGATTCTCAAAGTGGCCTATAACTACGAGGAGCAAGGAAAAGGTGTTGTCATTATGACCTCGGCTCTGGATACGCGTGACGGTGTTGGCTATGTGTCGAGTCGAATTGGCATGAAACGCCCTGCCCTTGCGATTGAGGAAACAACGGATATCTTTGGCTATATCCGAGACCTACCAGAAAAACCTTACTGTGTTTTGGTCGATGAAGCCCAGTTTCTTAAACGCCACCATGTTTACGACCTAGCTCGTGTTGTGGACGAGTTAGACATACCCGTCATGGCTTTTGGCTTGAAAAATGACTTTCGCAATGAATTGTTCGAAGGTTCCAAATATCTCTTGCTTTTAGCAGACAAGATTGACGAAATCAAGACCATCTGTCAGTATTGCAAGAAAAAGGCGACCATGGTGTTGCGAACACAGGATGGACTGCCCGTTTACGATGGAGAACAGATCCAGATTGGTGGTAACGAAACCTATATCTCAGTTTGCCGTAAACATTATTTTACGCCAATGATAACCTCTAACAAGGAGCAAAACTATGACAATTGA
- a CDS encoding QueT transporter family protein has translation MKKLTIRDVADIAIVAAIYVVLTVTPPLNAISYGAYQFRISEMMNFMAFYNPKYIIGVTIGCMIANFFSFGLLDVFVGGGSTLVFLSLGVWLFAKYSKDYLFNGLIRKDHFFFSILFSISMFTIAAELNIVAELPFFLTWFTTGIGEFASLIIGAIIIGKIGRRIDLSK, from the coding sequence ATGAAAAAATTAACTATTCGTGATGTTGCAGATATTGCAATCGTCGCTGCTATCTACGTCGTTTTGACTGTCACACCGCCCCTAAATGCCATCAGCTATGGTGCTTATCAGTTTCGTATTTCAGAAATGATGAACTTTATGGCTTTTTACAATCCTAAGTACATCATCGGAGTTACCATCGGTTGTATGATTGCTAATTTCTTTAGCTTCGGACTGCTAGATGTCTTTGTTGGTGGTGGTTCAACCTTAGTATTCCTCAGTTTAGGTGTTTGGCTTTTTGCAAAATATAGCAAAGATTACCTCTTTAACGGATTGATTCGAAAAGATCATTTCTTCTTTTCAATCCTCTTTTCAATTTCCATGTTTACTATCGCTGCAGAGTTAAATATTGTAGCAGAATTACCATTCTTCCTTACTTGGTTTACAACAGGAATCGGTGAATTTGCTTCATTGATTATTGGAGCGATTATTATTGGTAAAATTGGTCGTCGAATTGATTTAAGTAAATAG
- a CDS encoding aspartate-semialdehyde dehydrogenase, with the protein MGYTVAVVGATGAVGAQMIKMLEESTLPIDKIRYLASARSAGKSLKFKDQDITIEETTETAFEGVDIALFSAGGSTSAKYAPYAVKAGVVVVDNTSYFRQNPDVPLVVPEVNAHALDAHNGIIACPNCSTIQMMVALEPVRQKWGLDRIIVSTYQAVSGAGMGAILETQRELREVLNDGVKPCDLHAEILPSGGDKKHYPIAFNALPQIDVFTDNDYTYEEMKMTKETKKIMEDDSIAVSATCVRIPVLSAHSESVYIETKEVAPIEEVKAAIAAFPGAVLEDDVAHQIYPQAINAVGSRDTFVGRIRKDLDAEKGIHMWVVSDNLLKGAAWNSVQIAETLHERGLVRPTAELKFELK; encoded by the coding sequence ATGGGATATACAGTTGCTGTAGTCGGCGCGACAGGTGCTGTCGGTGCTCAGATGATAAAAATGTTGGAAGAATCAACACTTCCAATCGATAAAATCCGTTACCTTGCTTCTGCACGTTCAGCAGGTAAGTCATTGAAATTTAAAGATCAAGATATTACAATTGAAGAAACGACTGAAACAGCTTTTGAAGGAGTTGATATTGCTCTCTTTTCAGCAGGTGGTTCTACATCAGCTAAGTATGCACCATACGCAGTAAAAGCTGGCGTGGTAGTAGTAGATAATACATCTTATTTCCGTCAAAATCCAGATGTTCCTTTGGTTGTTCCAGAGGTCAATGCTCATGCACTTGATGCTCACAACGGAATCATTGCCTGCCCTAATTGTTCAACAATCCAAATGATGGTGGCTCTTGAGCCGGTTCGCCAAAAATGGGGCTTGGACCGTATCATTGTTTCAACTTATCAAGCCGTTTCAGGTGCTGGTATGGGAGCAATTCTTGAGACACAACGTGAACTTCGTGAAGTCTTGAATGATGGTGTGAAACCATGTGATTTGCATGCGGAAATTTTGCCTTCAGGTGGTGACAAGAAACATTATCCTATCGCCTTTAACGCTCTTCCACAAATTGATGTTTTCACTGATAATGATTACACGTACGAAGAGATGAAGATGACCAAGGAAACTAAGAAAATTATGGAAGATGATAGCATTGCAGTATCTGCAACATGTGTGCGTATTCCAGTCTTGTCAGCTCACTCTGAGTCTGTTTATATCGAAACAAAAGAAGTGGCTCCAATCGAAGAAGTAAAAGCAGCTATCGCAGCCTTCCCAGGTGCTGTTCTTGAAGATGATGTAGCTCATCAAATCTATCCTCAAGCCATCAATGCAGTTGGTTCGCGTGATACCTTTGTTGGTCGTATCCGTAAAGACTTGGATGCAGAAAAAGGAATTCACATGTGGGTTGTTTCAGATAACCTTCTCAAAGGTGCTGCTTGGAACTCAGTTCAGATTGCTGAAACTCTTCATGAACGTGGATTGGTTCGTCCAACAGCCGAATTGAAATTTGAATTAAAATAG